The Spirosoma foliorum genome has a window encoding:
- a CDS encoding HIT family protein: MIDAEKIEICPFCRLDISDISFLENENFLVVYNIAPILPGHSLVIPKKHTLSLFELNQEELKDFMVLGQKAGRLLSKAFNVESFNWSIQERAPAGQSVPHLHMHVIPRKEGDLSAPGDWYPELEDKFYSNHIDSSERPKFNREQLKSIAKKLREIGQNL, encoded by the coding sequence ATGATTGACGCAGAAAAAATAGAGATATGTCCTTTCTGTAGACTTGACATCTCAGATATTTCGTTTCTTGAAAACGAAAATTTCCTCGTAGTTTATAATATAGCACCTATTTTACCTGGGCATTCTTTAGTGATACCTAAGAAACATACATTGAGTTTATTTGAACTCAACCAAGAAGAATTAAAGGATTTCATGGTTTTAGGTCAGAAAGCAGGACGACTATTATCAAAAGCATTTAATGTAGAATCGTTTAATTGGTCTATTCAAGAGCGTGCTCCTGCTGGTCAAAGCGTTCCTCATCTACACATGCATGTTATACCCAGAAAAGAAGGAGATTTATCTGCTCCAGGTGATTGGTACCCAGAGCTTGAAGATAAATTCTATTCAAATCATATTGATAGCTCTGAAAGACCTAAATTTAACAGGGAACAGCTAAAATCAATTGCTAAGAAATTGCGTGAGATCGGACAAAACCTTTAA
- a CDS encoding relaxase/mobilization nuclease domain-containing protein, protein MVIRGAIRGNGKQLAHYLLSGEANERVQVVDVAGRSKATDAYLHQALQSMSLTSELTKSQKGLYHAQINPAYSEDRKMSEKDWLKAADILGNELGLQEQRRVIVLHTKKGRTHAHVVWERYDHKTGNVIANKFSRLAQDRARKEMERVFEQQPTPHRNQHRPELKEALTNLWNDTETGKDFVKAVHDNGYLLAEGVPRHPFMVVDENGRSFDLVRQLKGIRIKEVRQRLRHEKLIPEKEAIELMRQKQEGSSDANKADQQCDQDKAKRTASAFWNNKRETTLEDAEAQSRHRMKDLADSFIQSGQDLTEERAQSNDIEKKKIRAGEYSLNVGELTGKAEETEVDKPTVEDYTQAKEEITTKPQSIESRQRQQRVAEQFAANEEDASQPNAKPDRKRHQQILKDFMQAEDELVDQNGKPMEEAMQRQQTKVRQLFENEVVADTKELQRLMHEQKEIRKRNRQKIKKRTR, encoded by the coding sequence ATGGTCATTCGAGGAGCGATACGGGGCAATGGCAAGCAATTAGCGCATTATCTTCTCTCTGGGGAAGCCAATGAACGTGTCCAGGTTGTGGACGTTGCCGGACGCTCCAAGGCAACCGACGCGTATTTGCATCAGGCCTTGCAAAGTATGTCGCTAACCAGCGAACTGACCAAAAGCCAGAAAGGACTGTATCACGCCCAAATCAATCCGGCCTATAGCGAAGACCGGAAGATGAGCGAAAAGGACTGGCTGAAAGCGGCTGATATTTTGGGTAACGAATTGGGGTTGCAGGAGCAACGGCGCGTGATTGTCCTGCATACCAAAAAGGGACGGACACACGCGCATGTGGTCTGGGAACGCTACGATCATAAAACCGGCAACGTGATTGCCAACAAATTTAGCCGATTGGCTCAAGATCGTGCTCGTAAAGAAATGGAGCGGGTGTTTGAACAGCAGCCTACGCCCCATCGTAACCAGCATCGGCCTGAACTCAAAGAAGCACTGACCAATCTATGGAACGACACTGAAACAGGGAAAGACTTTGTGAAAGCTGTTCACGATAATGGGTATCTGTTGGCTGAGGGTGTGCCGCGTCACCCGTTCATGGTGGTCGATGAGAATGGGCGGTCGTTCGATTTGGTGCGTCAGTTAAAAGGTATACGGATCAAGGAGGTTCGTCAGCGTTTACGCCATGAAAAACTGATCCCTGAAAAAGAGGCCATCGAATTAATGCGGCAAAAGCAGGAGGGCAGCAGTGACGCGAATAAGGCCGACCAACAGTGCGATCAAGATAAAGCGAAACGAACGGCCAGTGCCTTCTGGAATAATAAACGGGAAACAACTTTAGAGGACGCAGAGGCCCAGAGCCGCCATCGAATGAAAGACTTGGCGGATAGCTTTATCCAGTCTGGTCAGGATTTGACGGAGGAAAGGGCACAGAGTAACGACATTGAAAAGAAAAAAATACGAGCAGGGGAATATTCTTTGAATGTGGGTGAATTGACAGGCAAAGCTGAGGAAACAGAAGTCGATAAACCTACAGTGGAAGATTACACACAGGCAAAAGAGGAAATTACTACGAAGCCACAGAGCATAGAGAGCCGACAGAGACAACAAAGGGTAGCGGAGCAATTTGCAGCTAACGAAGAAGATGCTAGTCAGCCAAATGCAAAGCCGGATCGTAAACGACATCAGCAAATTCTAAAAGACTTTATGCAAGCAGAGGATGAATTGGTTGATCAAAATGGCAAACCAATGGAAGAAGCCATGCAACGACAGCAGACAAAAGTACGGCAACTTTTTGAAAACGAAGTAGTTGCCGACACCAAAGAACTTCAGCGACTGATGCATGAGCAAAAAGAAATAAGAAAACGCAACCGGCAGAAGATTAAAAAACGAACTCGTTGA
- a CDS encoding TIR domain-containing protein produces the protein MKIFIGSSKEQYNTLVEIANIVESNGHIPVRWDEPGLFRPGSFILNRLVEIANDVDASIIIFAEDDKVWYRYDITTQPRDNVIFEHGIFTGVLGSENAIILKVGSAKIASDLGGINYIDFSEGKKQRGHLELIQWLKNLKNKKSLSEINHTINDYFYTLDDAYKTHSTFVDLIENAKKVYVLARTAVNLLGNYDREIIQSVRSGTDVRLLFVGPTSDAVKYIYGDDSSIYFSNAKKMEYHLKRIRQETGKQITVKTINHAPTLSIIYIKKNNGESFVVIQFYFLHSRISRDRPMFRLNEGDIWFSAFKDEFDKLWSNADNWSFNED, from the coding sequence ATGAAGATTTTTATAGGCAGTTCAAAAGAGCAATATAATACTCTGGTCGAGATAGCTAATATTGTAGAAAGTAATGGACATATACCAGTTAGATGGGATGAGCCAGGTCTATTCAGGCCCGGCAGCTTTATTTTGAATCGACTTGTTGAAATTGCAAATGATGTTGATGCTTCCATCATAATTTTTGCTGAAGATGATAAAGTATGGTATCGTTATGATATAACTACACAGCCCAGAGATAATGTTATCTTTGAGCATGGTATATTTACAGGGGTCCTAGGTTCTGAAAATGCTATTATTTTAAAAGTAGGAAGCGCAAAAATTGCATCAGACTTAGGGGGAATAAATTATATTGATTTCTCTGAAGGCAAAAAACAACGGGGTCATCTTGAACTTATACAGTGGTTAAAAAATTTAAAAAATAAAAAAAGTTTATCCGAAATAAATCATACGATAAATGATTATTTCTACACACTTGATGATGCGTATAAAACCCATTCCACATTTGTTGATTTGATAGAAAATGCTAAAAAAGTATATGTTCTTGCTCGCACTGCTGTTAATTTACTCGGAAACTATGATAGAGAAATAATTCAAAGTGTTCGATCAGGAACAGATGTTAGGCTATTATTCGTTGGCCCAACTTCGGATGCAGTAAAATATATTTATGGGGATGACTCTAGTATTTATTTTAGCAATGCTAAAAAAATGGAATATCACTTAAAAAGAATTAGGCAAGAAACTGGGAAACAAATAACAGTCAAAACAATTAATCATGCTCCAACTCTAAGTATTATTTATATTAAAAAAAACAATGGGGAATCTTTTGTTGTTATTCAATTTTATTTCTTGCATAGCCGAATATCAAGGGATAGACCGATGTTTCGTTTAAATGAAGGAGACATATGGTTTTCTGCATTTAAAGATGAATTTGACAAATTGTGGTCTAATGCTGATAATTGGTCGTTCAACGAAGATTGA
- a CDS encoding MobC family plasmid mobilization relaxosome protein gives MARPQKDDADKREFTIRVRVTASEKLRIWEMAAEAGYTPSDFMRLRTMAATQPLRHKPTPERELLLNVMVELGKIGSNVNQIARSLNSRDETGQLTGIDIDEINQAMQGLDALTAQVLKLLS, from the coding sequence ATGGCACGACCCCAAAAGGACGATGCGGACAAACGGGAATTCACTATTCGCGTTCGTGTGACGGCATCTGAGAAACTCCGTATCTGGGAGATGGCAGCCGAAGCGGGCTACACGCCCAGCGACTTCATGCGGCTGCGCACGATGGCCGCGACGCAACCGTTGCGGCATAAGCCGACGCCCGAGCGTGAATTGCTGCTCAATGTGATGGTGGAGCTTGGCAAGATCGGCAGCAACGTCAATCAGATTGCACGTAGCCTCAACAGCCGTGATGAGACGGGGCAGTTGACCGGTATCGACATCGATGAGATCAACCAGGCCATGCAAGGTTTGGATGCGCTGACAGCCCAGGTTCTTAAACTCCTTAGCTGA